One Ethanoligenens harbinense YUAN-3 genomic window carries:
- the ytfJ gene encoding GerW family sporulation protein produces MSEHPIKGLLDSTLQNIRNLVDVNTIIGQQIVTSDGTVIIPVSKVSLGFASGGSDLPAKTEKELFGGGGGAGATINPVAFIVVSQGQVKLLQITQNSSMADNAISMVPELIDKIAALFKKDKKKDQDPDADQTAAGI; encoded by the coding sequence ATGAGTGAACATCCGATCAAGGGCCTGCTGGACTCGACTTTGCAGAACATCCGCAATCTGGTGGACGTCAACACGATCATCGGCCAGCAGATCGTTACGTCCGACGGCACGGTCATCATCCCCGTATCCAAAGTGTCGCTGGGCTTTGCCTCGGGCGGTTCCGACCTTCCGGCCAAAACGGAAAAGGAACTGTTCGGCGGCGGCGGCGGTGCGGGCGCGACCATCAACCCGGTGGCTTTCATCGTGGTGTCGCAGGGGCAGGTCAAGCTGTTGCAGATCACCCAGAATTCCTCGATGGCCGACAATGCCATCAGCATGGTGCCGGAATTGATCGACAAGATCGCGGCGCTGTTTAAAAAAGACAAGAAGAAAGACCAGGACCCCGACGCCGACCAGACAGCCGCCGGCATCTGA
- a CDS encoding DUF2953 domain-containing protein has product MGWVLAGIAAVLVLVGLSRVRLLVSYDGAFRFDVRFWFFRLRLPGQPGAKKVKPGKEKPAKDKAAFKPDPSFFLEHFSELFDLAKKLVAATGRRLVVDRLYLDLRIHEDDAASTAIRYGQACALVYTATGFLGSALRVRRHDIRVAPLFEEGEASAAFSAALSIRVFSVLTLAVTQGAAVIRMMLSFLRSAKGTTMQKDGAVS; this is encoded by the coding sequence ATGGGATGGGTGCTTGCGGGCATCGCCGCCGTGCTGGTGCTCGTCGGGCTGTCGCGCGTGCGGCTGCTGGTGTCTTATGACGGGGCGTTCCGGTTCGATGTGCGCTTCTGGTTTTTTCGCCTGCGCCTGCCCGGGCAGCCCGGCGCCAAAAAGGTCAAACCCGGGAAGGAAAAACCTGCCAAAGACAAAGCTGCGTTCAAGCCCGATCCGTCCTTTTTCCTCGAACATTTCTCCGAATTGTTCGATCTGGCGAAGAAACTGGTGGCCGCTACCGGCCGCCGCCTGGTGGTGGACAGGCTGTATCTCGACCTGCGCATCCATGAGGACGACGCGGCGTCCACCGCCATCCGCTACGGTCAGGCCTGCGCGCTGGTGTACACGGCAACCGGTTTTCTGGGGAGCGCCTTGCGCGTGCGCAGGCACGATATCCGCGTGGCGCCGCTTTTTGAAGAGGGCGAGGCGTCGGCGGCGTTCAGCGCCGCGCTTTCCATCCGCGTGTTTTCCGTCCTCACGCTGGCTGTCACACAGGGGGCGGCCGTTATCAGAATGATGCTGTCCTTTTTGCGCTCCGCAAAGGGCACGACTATGCAGAAAGATGGTGCTGTATCATGA
- the scpB gene encoding SMC-Scp complex subunit ScpB: protein MGVTDLAKLEAVLFASGEPVPVARLAAALEADVPAVWKLADALEKALAKSGVCLLRLEDSLQLATRAECAEAVHKALDMRRDTPLSSAAMEVLAVVAYRQPVTKSYIEQVRGVDCGGVLSSLTAKGLLDECGRLEVPGRPILYGTTANFLRCFGLSSLDDLPQTGGQGESSDQLQWSLRGET from the coding sequence ATGGGAGTGACAGATCTGGCAAAGCTGGAAGCCGTCCTGTTCGCCAGCGGCGAGCCGGTGCCGGTGGCGAGGCTTGCCGCCGCGCTGGAAGCGGACGTGCCCGCCGTGTGGAAGCTGGCGGACGCGCTTGAGAAGGCGCTGGCCAAGTCGGGTGTTTGCCTGTTGCGGCTGGAAGACAGCCTGCAGTTGGCTACCCGCGCGGAATGTGCCGAGGCGGTGCACAAGGCGCTGGACATGCGGCGGGACACGCCGCTTTCCTCCGCCGCCATGGAGGTGCTGGCTGTGGTGGCCTACCGGCAGCCGGTCACCAAAAGCTATATCGAGCAGGTGCGCGGCGTGGACTGCGGCGGCGTCCTCTCCAGCCTTACCGCCAAAGGGCTGCTTGATGAGTGCGGACGGCTGGAAGTGCCCGGCCGCCCCATCCTTTACGGCACCACTGCCAATTTCCTGCGCTGCTTCGGGCTTTCCTCGCTGGACGATCTGCCGCAGACGGGCGGGCAGGGGGAGTCGTCCGATCAGTTGCAGTGGAGCCTGCGGGGGGAAACGTGA
- a CDS encoding segregation and condensation protein A: protein MERLTFKLPVFEGPLDLLLHLISKHKLDICDIPIAELLEQYMAYLDEASRMDMEFTSAFLEMASRLVQMKSAMLLPKQEKDPREELVTALLAYQTCKTLAALLAVRRQEHFVRAPQPLPRAQTYRLRHRPAELAEAFVLARGKAKAKQPPTADTFSGVVVRAAASVTTRVLHVMRRLARGGGQRFRTVFADVSSRSEAVATFLAVLELVRAGRVQATAEGDDEILLLRRGTVKWE, encoded by the coding sequence ATGGAAAGACTTACATTTAAGCTCCCGGTGTTCGAGGGGCCGCTCGATCTGCTTCTGCATCTGATTTCCAAGCATAAGCTGGATATCTGCGACATCCCCATCGCGGAGCTGCTTGAACAGTATATGGCCTATCTTGACGAAGCCAGCCGGATGGACATGGAGTTCACCAGCGCGTTTCTGGAGATGGCGTCCCGCCTGGTGCAGATGAAATCGGCCATGCTGCTGCCCAAGCAGGAGAAAGACCCCCGCGAGGAACTGGTGACGGCCCTGCTGGCCTACCAGACCTGCAAGACACTGGCTGCGCTGCTGGCCGTCCGGCGGCAGGAGCATTTCGTGCGCGCGCCGCAGCCGCTCCCGCGCGCGCAGACCTACCGGCTGCGCCACCGCCCCGCAGAGTTGGCGGAGGCGTTTGTGCTGGCGCGGGGCAAAGCGAAAGCCAAACAGCCGCCCACTGCCGACACGTTTTCCGGCGTGGTGGTGCGGGCGGCGGCGTCGGTCACCACCCGGGTGCTGCATGTGATGCGGCGGCTGGCGCGGGGCGGCGGGCAGCGTTTTCGCACTGTGTTTGCGGATGTGAGCAGCCGCTCCGAGGCGGTGGCGACCTTTCTCGCCGTGCTGGAGCTGGTGCGCGCGGGGCGTGTGCAGGCCACGGCGGAGGGGGACGACGAGATTCTGCTGCTCAGGAGGGGGACAGTGAAATGGGAGTGA
- a CDS encoding site-2 protease family protein, translated as MIQSLLHMDTQTVQSYLLGYLYTLPVLFIAFPVHECAHALVAYALGDRTAKWQGRLTLDPLKHLDLMGTICLILFRFGWAKPVPVNPNNFKNPRVGMALTAIAGPLSNLLMAFVSLALLRAVQVAPAMQSATGAAATLVTILVQLLTVSAEINTGLFLFNLIPIPPLDGSRVLMLFLSRGAEAMLYRYEGMIQLVLMGALFLGFLTTPLITAEQAVLNGIWSLLP; from the coding sequence ATGATCCAGTCACTGCTGCATATGGACACGCAAACGGTCCAGTCGTATCTGCTCGGTTATCTATACACGCTGCCTGTCCTGTTCATCGCGTTCCCGGTGCACGAATGCGCCCACGCCCTCGTGGCGTATGCGCTGGGTGACCGCACGGCCAAATGGCAGGGCCGCCTGACACTCGACCCGCTCAAGCATTTGGATCTGATGGGCACCATCTGCCTGATTTTATTCCGCTTCGGCTGGGCCAAGCCGGTGCCGGTCAATCCGAACAATTTCAAAAATCCGCGCGTCGGCATGGCGCTCACAGCTATTGCCGGGCCGCTTTCCAATCTGCTGATGGCGTTTGTCTCGCTGGCACTGCTGCGGGCCGTGCAGGTCGCGCCGGCCATGCAGAGCGCTACCGGCGCGGCCGCCACGCTGGTGACCATCCTGGTGCAACTGTTGACGGTTTCCGCCGAGATCAACACCGGCCTGTTCCTGTTCAACCTCATCCCCATCCCGCCGCTGGACGGTTCCCGCGTGCTGATGCTCTTCCTTTCGCGCGGTGCGGAAGCCATGCTCTACCGGTACGAAGGCATGATCCAACTGGTGCTGATGGGCGCGCTGTTTCTGGGGTTCCTCACCACGCCGCTCATCACCGCGGAGCAGGCGGTACTGAACGGCATATGGTCGCTGCTCCCCTGA
- a CDS encoding SPL family radical SAM protein, with the protein MKPDAVYYEPAALDYPLGRRLRAQFADVPWLPVENHNNIASLRQNPNSAFVPMKRHLVVGVRKTLRYTPNRKVSDFLVPYTSSGCTAMCLYCYLVCHYNKCAYLRLFVNREEMMEKLVRTAARSDRELVFEIGSNSDLVLENTITGNLPWTIEEFAGSSKGRLTFPTKFDMVEPLLPLAHRGRVIVRMSVNPQPIIREIERGTAALGRRIAAMNRLCGAGYRVGMLLAPVILVENWHALYAELLDQLADELSRAVKKQLFIEIIFMTYSYVHRAINREAFPDAAELYDPAQMTGRGRGRYCYRDALRAEGEAWLREQLGRKLPGVPILYVV; encoded by the coding sequence ATGAAACCGGACGCGGTCTATTATGAGCCTGCGGCGCTGGATTATCCGCTGGGCCGGCGGCTGCGGGCACAGTTCGCGGATGTGCCGTGGCTGCCCGTGGAGAACCACAACAACATCGCATCGCTGCGGCAGAACCCCAACAGCGCATTCGTGCCCATGAAACGGCATCTCGTCGTGGGTGTGCGCAAAACGCTGCGCTACACTCCCAACCGCAAGGTATCCGATTTTCTCGTGCCATATACGTCCTCGGGCTGCACGGCCATGTGTCTGTATTGCTACCTGGTCTGCCATTACAACAAATGCGCCTACCTGCGGCTGTTCGTCAACCGCGAGGAGATGATGGAGAAGCTCGTGCGCACCGCCGCGCGTTCCGACCGGGAGCTGGTGTTTGAGATCGGCAGCAACAGCGACCTGGTGCTGGAAAACACCATCACCGGCAACCTGCCCTGGACCATTGAGGAATTTGCCGGAAGCTCCAAAGGCCGGCTTACCTTTCCCACCAAATTCGACATGGTGGAGCCGCTGCTCCCGCTGGCGCACCGCGGGCGGGTCATCGTGCGGATGAGCGTCAACCCCCAGCCCATCATCCGGGAGATCGAGCGGGGCACGGCCGCGCTCGGGCGGCGCATTGCGGCCATGAACCGCCTCTGCGGCGCGGGCTACCGGGTGGGCATGCTGCTCGCGCCGGTCATTTTGGTGGAAAACTGGCACGCGCTCTATGCTGAGCTGCTCGACCAGTTGGCGGACGAACTCAGCCGGGCGGTGAAGAAGCAACTATTCATCGAAATCATTTTCATGACCTACAGCTATGTGCACCGCGCCATCAACCGCGAGGCGTTTCCCGATGCCGCCGAGCTCTATGACCCGGCACAGATGACCGGGCGCGGGCGCGGCAGATACTGCTACCGCGACGCCCTGCGCGCGGAGGGCGAAGCCTGGCTGCGGGAACAGCTCGGGCGGAAGCTGCCGGGCGTGCCGATCCTGTATGTGGTATGA
- a CDS encoding DNA recombination protein RmuC → MLTAVLIVSGLAVLLSAVTLVRVLLIPGQSVDVRRIEALRQDVLEQLRAARGETSESIQSSIKNLSELLAGMQTQAAAAENQRFTQMSGQLSLRQDALQKSVNSLVTTLDKRMADFAVQNELKLEGMRAMMESRLSAMREDNARQLDRMRQTVDEKLEKTLTERVGQSFKLVNERLEQVYKGLGEMQTIAAGVGDLKKVLSNVKTRGVLGEVQLGAILQEILPPEQYAANVATRPGSANVVEYAIRLPGADTGTVWLPVDAKFPADAYARLCDAYDTGDKALIAQAGTELEQRVKLFAKDIHDKYIEPPQTTEFGVMFLPFEGLYAEVVRRGLLETLQRTYKVTVAGPATMAALLNSLQMGFRTLAIQKRSGEVWQVLGAVKTEFEKFAGVLANTQQRLEQANHELDQLVGVRTRQIRRKLKDVAALPDVQSRAQMDDTPAESE, encoded by the coding sequence ATGTTGACTGCCGTTTTGATCGTGTCGGGGCTTGCTGTTTTGCTTTCGGCCGTCACGCTTGTGCGGGTATTGCTCATCCCCGGGCAGAGCGTGGATGTGCGGCGCATCGAGGCGCTGCGGCAGGATGTGCTTGAGCAGCTGCGCGCCGCGCGCGGCGAAACGAGCGAGTCCATCCAGAGCAGCATTAAAAACCTGAGCGAACTCCTGGCGGGGATGCAGACGCAGGCCGCAGCGGCAGAAAACCAGCGCTTCACGCAGATGAGCGGGCAGCTCTCGCTGCGGCAGGATGCGCTGCAAAAGAGCGTGAATAGTCTTGTCACGACGCTGGACAAGCGGATGGCCGACTTCGCGGTGCAGAACGAGCTGAAGCTGGAAGGGATGCGCGCCATGATGGAAAGCCGGCTTTCCGCCATGCGCGAGGACAACGCCAGGCAGCTTGACCGTATGCGCCAGACGGTGGATGAAAAGCTTGAAAAAACGCTGACCGAACGCGTCGGGCAGTCGTTTAAGCTGGTCAATGAGCGGTTGGAGCAGGTGTATAAGGGCCTGGGTGAGATGCAGACCATCGCAGCCGGCGTGGGCGATCTGAAAAAAGTGCTTTCCAATGTGAAAACGCGCGGCGTGCTGGGGGAAGTGCAACTGGGTGCGATCCTGCAGGAAATCCTGCCGCCCGAGCAGTATGCAGCCAACGTGGCCACCCGACCGGGCAGCGCGAATGTGGTGGAATACGCCATCCGGCTGCCGGGAGCGGACACCGGCACGGTCTGGCTGCCGGTGGACGCCAAATTTCCCGCCGACGCGTATGCCAGGCTGTGCGATGCCTATGATACGGGCGACAAGGCGCTGATCGCGCAGGCGGGCACGGAACTGGAGCAGCGCGTCAAACTGTTTGCCAAAGACATCCATGACAAATACATCGAGCCGCCGCAGACAACCGAATTCGGCGTGATGTTTTTGCCGTTTGAGGGGCTGTACGCCGAAGTGGTGCGGCGCGGTCTGCTCGAAACCCTTCAGCGTACCTATAAGGTCACGGTGGCGGGTCCGGCCACCATGGCCGCGCTGCTCAACAGCCTGCAGATGGGTTTCCGCACGCTGGCCATCCAGAAGCGTTCGGGGGAAGTCTGGCAGGTGCTGGGCGCCGTCAAGACCGAGTTTGAGAAGTTCGCGGGCGTCCTCGCCAATACCCAGCAGCGGCTGGAGCAGGCCAACCATGAGCTGGACCAGCTGGTGGGCGTGCGCACCCGGCAGATCCGGCGCAAACTCAAAGATGTGGCTGCCCTGCCGGACGTGCAGAGCCGTGCACAGATGGACGATACGCCCGCCGAATCGGAATGA